One stretch of Sylvia atricapilla isolate bSylAtr1 chromosome 4, bSylAtr1.pri, whole genome shotgun sequence DNA includes these proteins:
- the LOC136360561 gene encoding alcohol dehydrogenase 1-like yields the protein MATAGKVIRCRAAVAWAPGKPLSVEEVEVAPPKAGEVRIKLVATGICRTDEHLVQGCFPKAEFPVIPGHEGAGIVESVGNGVTSMKPGDKVIPLCHPQCGECSFCQNSVSNYCQKSHFSDPQNLLPDKTSRFSCKGKQIHHFLWVSTFAEYTVVPEYAVAKIDAAAPLDKVCLFSCGFSTGYGAAINAAKVKPGSSCAIFGLGGVGLSVVMGCKAAGASRIIAVDINKDKFAKAKQLGATDCINPRDFQKPIQEVLTEMTGQGVDYSFEVIGRADTMIAALASCNMSTGVCVMVGELDSGSEISIDPTLLLTGRTWKGTVLGGWKMRDCIPKLVSSYLEKKFNPDLLITHTLPFTKVNEGFELLHAGKSIRTVLLF from the exons ATGGCCACTGCGGGAAAA GTTATCAGGTGCAGGGCTGCTGTTGCCTGGGCCCCGGGAAAACCACTCTCTGTTGAGGAGGTGGAAGTTGCACCCCCAAAGGCAGGGGAAGTACGGATCAAg CTTGTGGCCACAGGTATCTGCCGCACAGATGAACACCTCGTGCAAGGCTGCTTTCCCAAAGCAGAATTCCCAGTTATCCCTGGTCACGAAGGAGCGGGAATTGTGGAAAGCGTTGGAAATGGAGTGACCTCTATGAAGCCAG GTGACAAAGTCATCCCActctgccaccctcagtgtGGGGAATGCAGCTTCTGCCAGAATTCTGTATCCAACTACTGCCAGAAGTCCCA TTTCTCTGACCCACAAAACCTGTTGCCAGACAAAACCAGCCGCTTCTCTTGCAAAGGGAAGCAGATCCATCACTTCTTGTGGGTCAGCACCTTTGCAGAATACACCGTGGTCCCAGAATACGCTGTTGCCAAGATAgatgctgcagcacctctggaCAAAGTCTGCCTGTTCAGCTGTGGGTTTTCCACAGGCTATGGGGCTGCCATTAATGCTGCCAAG GTAAAACCCggctccagctgtgccatcTTTGGCCTTGGAGGAGTTGGCCTCTCTGTCGTCATGGGCTGCAAGGCCGCCGGAGCTTCCCGCATCATTGCCGTGGACATCAACAAGGACAAGTTTGCCAAGGCCAAGCAGCTGGGAGCCACTGACTGCATCAACCCTCGAGACTTCCAGAAGCCCATCCAGGAGGTGCTCACTGAGATGACCGGGCAGGGCGTGGACTACTCCTTTGAGGTCATTGGGCGCGCAGACACCATG ATTGCTGCCCTGGCTTCCTGCAATATGAGCACTGGTGTCTGTGTGATGGTTGGTGAACTGGATTCTGGTTCAGAGATTTCCATCGATCCCACACTTCTGCTCACTGGCCGTACATGGAAGGGGACTGTGCTCGGAG GCTGGAAGATGAGAGATTGTATTCCAAAATTAGTTTCCAGCTATTTGGAGAAGAAATTCAACCCAGATTTGCTGATCACGCACACACTGCCATTCACTAAAGTGAACGAGGGATTTGAGCTGTTACATGCAGGAAAAAG TATCCGCACTGTCCTGCTCTTCTGA
- the LOC136360564 gene encoding alcohol dehydrogenase 1-like yields the protein MATAGKVIRCRAAVAWAPGKPLSVEEVEVAPPKAGEVRIKLVATGICRTDEHLVQGCFPKAEFPVIPGHEGAGIVESVGNGVTSMKPGDKVIPLCHPQCGECSFCRNPESNYCQKSHFSDPQNLLPDKTSRFSCKGKQINHFMWVSTFAEYTVVPEYAVAKIDAAAPLDKVCLFGCGFSTGYGAAINTAKVKPGSSCAIFGLGGVGLSVIVGCKAAGASRIIAVDINKDKFAKAKQLGATDCINPRDFQKPIQEVLTEMTGQGVDYSFEVIGRADTMIAALASCNMSTGVCVMVGVVDSEISIDPTLLLTGRTWKGTMLGGWKSRECLPQLVSSYLEKKFNPDLLITHTLPFAKVNEGFELLHAGKSIRTVLLF from the exons ATGGCCACTGCGGGAAAA GTTATCAGGTGCAGGGCTGCTGTTGCCTGGGCCCCGGGAAAACCACTCTCTGTTGAGGAGGTGGAAGTTGCACCCCCAAAGGCAGGGGAAGTACGGATCAAg CTTGTGGCCACAGGTATCTGCCGCACAGATGAACACCTCGTGCAAGGCTGCTTTCCCAAAGCAGAATTCCCAGTTATCCCTGGTCACGAAGGAGCGGGAATTGTGGAAAGCGTTGGAAATGGAGTGACCTCTATGAAGCCAG GTGACAAAGTCATCCCActctgccaccctcagtgtGGGGAATGCAGCTTCTGCCGGAATCCTGAATCCAACTACTGCCAGAAGTCCCA TTTCTCTGACCCACAAAACCTGTTGCCAGACAAAACCAGCCGCTTCTCTTGCAAAGGGAAGCAGATCAACCACTTCATGTGGGTCAGCACCTTTGCGGAATACACCGTGGTCCCAGAATACGCTGTTGCCAAGATAGATGCCGCAGCACCTCTGGACAAAGTCTGCCTGTTCGGCTGTGGATTTTCCACAGGCTATGGGGCTGCCATTAACACAGCCAAG GTAAAACCCggctccagctgtgccatcTTTGGCCTTGGAGGAGTTGGCCTCTCTGTTATCGTGGGCTGCAAGGCCGCCGGAGCTTCCCGCATCATTGCCGTGGACATCAACAAGGACAAGTTTGCCAAGGCCAAGCAGCTGGGAGCCACTGACTGCATCAACCCTCGAGACTTCCAGAAGCCCATCCAGGAGGTGCTCACTGAGATGACCGGGCAGGGCGTGGACTACTCCTTTGAGGTCATTGGGCGCGCAGACACCATG ATTGCTGCCCTGGCTTCCTGCAATATGAGCACTGGCGTCTGTGTGATGGTTGGGGTAGTGGATTCAGAGATTTCCATCGATCCCACACTTCTGCTCACTGGCCGTACATGGAAGGGGACTATGCTCGGAG GCTGGAAGTCGAGAGAATGTCTTCCACAATTAGTTTCCAGCTATTTGGAGAAGAAATTCAACCCAGATTTGCTGATCACGCACACGCTGCCATTCGCTAAAGTGAACGAGGGATTTGAGCTGTTACATGCAGGAAAAAG TATCCGCACTGTCCTGCTCTTCTGA
- the LOC136360557 gene encoding alcohol dehydrogenase class-3 translates to MASGVIKCKAAVAWEAGKPLSIEEVEVAPPKAHEVRIKIVATAVCHTDAYTLSGADPEGCFPVILGHEGAGIVESVGEGVTKVKKGDTVIPLYIPQCGECKFCKNPKTNLCQKIRITQGKGVMPDGTSRFTCKGKQIYHFMGTSTFSEYTVVADISVAKIDAAAPLDKVCLLGCGISTGYGAAVNTAKVEPGSTCAVFGLGGVGLAVIMGCKIAGASWIIGIDINKDKYAKAKEFGATECISPQDSKKPIQEVLVEMTDGGVDYSFECIGNVGVMRAALEACHKGWGVSVIVGVAAAGQEISTRPFQLVTGRTWKGTAFGGWKSVDSVPKLVTEYMSKKIKVDEFVTHTLPFDKINEAFELMHSGKSIRAVLKF, encoded by the exons ATGGCGAGCGGG GTTATTAAATGCAAGGCTGCTGTTGCCTGGGAGGCAGGTAAACCTCTCTCTATTGAGGAGGTGGAGGTTGCTCCACCAAAAGCTCATGAAGTTCGTATCAAG ATAGTTGCCACTGCTGTGTGTCACACTGATGCCTACACTCTCAGTGGTGCTGATCCCGAAGGGTGTTTCCCTGTGATCCTGGGACATGAAGGAGCAGGAATTGTAGAGAGTGTTGGGGAAGGAGTAACAAAAGTAAAGAAGG gggACACTGTTATCCCTCTATACATCCCTCAGTGTGGAGAGTGCAAGTTCTGTAAGAATCCTAAAACAAACCTGTGCCAGAAGATAAG AATCACTCAAGGGAAAGGAGTCATGCCAGATGGTACCAGCAGATTCACCTGCAAGGGAAAGCAGATTTACCACTTCATGGGGACCAGCACCTTCTCTGAGTACACTGTGGTGGCTGATATCTCCGTGGCCAAGATAgatgctgcagcacctctggaTAAAGTGTGCTTGCTGGGCTGTGGCATCTCCACGGGCTATGGGGCTGCTGTCAACACTGCTAAG GTGGAGCCTGGCTCTACATGTGCCGTGTTTGGTTTGGGAGGAGTGGGGCTGGCGGTTATTATGGGCTGCAAAATAGCAGGAGCGTCCTGGATCATTGGCATCGACATTAACAAGGATAAGTATGCCAAAGCTAAAGAGTTTGGAGCTACTGAGTGCATCAGCCCCCAGGACTCCAAGAAGCCCATCCAGGAGGTTCTGGTTGAGATGACCGATGGTGGTGTGGACTACTCATTTGAGTGCATCGGAAATGTCGGAGTCATG AGGGCTGCCTTGGAAGCCTGCCACAAAGGCTGGGGAGTCAGTGTGATAGTtggagtggctgctgctggccaggagaTCTCCACACGGCCATTCCAGCTAGTAACTGGGCGGACATGGAAAGGGACTGCATTTGGAG gcTGGAAGAGTGTAGACAGTGTACCGAAACTGGTGACTGAATATATGTCCAAAAAGATCAAGGTTGATGAATTTGTGACTCACACGCTGCCTTTTGACAAAATTAATGAGGCTTTTGAACTGATGCATTCAGGAAAAAG cattcGAGCTGTCCTAAAATTTTAG